Proteins encoded by one window of Mercenaria mercenaria strain notata chromosome 4, MADL_Memer_1, whole genome shotgun sequence:
- the LOC123544366 gene encoding putative ferric-chelate reductase 1, producing the protein MALFKGIILKLVVTYVTIQTVSAELISWDSGCGSTKGCFPYCPKGCEYLVTWQTAGTSTTFTLQAEETDTNVYLAVGFSKDYRMGEDSVVGCIVPGTTVKNYYNEGTDTDELATPLLGLSGTSVTQTNGVITCTFTRTLNEASDDKYFDLNNDYILMLVVGEAEEEDGAYKLEEHHKIPWNSDGKVDFNSHYVVDLYKLNSPAVKLHGIMMVLAWLLLVIVGMVTARYNKDMLPEEKLFGTKVWFQVHRTAMVVACVFVVIGFIPIFVEIRGYSQIVSEESKESVKAHPVLGIVVTVLCFLNPIMALFRPGGDHKFRWIFNWAHLGVGAAAQILAIVTIFLGYVLERSMLSNKAIWMTITHLIVLAIICAALEINKWMTTRKKNQVENRNGVITDDIEMKEEKEPIQEPTKPSVLPFALLLLLGGFLIGSTLAILVIIADS; encoded by the exons ATGGCTCTATTTAAAGGGATAATTCTGAAGCTGGTAGTAACATATGTTACTATACAG ACAGTATCAGCGGAATTAATAAGCTGGGATTCAGGCTGTGGATCAACAAAGGGATGTTTCCCTTATTGTCCGAAAGGTTGCGAATATCTAGTCACTTGGCAAACCGCTGGTACCTCCACTACGTTCACATTACAAGCAGAAGAAACGGATACAAACGTGTACCTGGCTGTTGGGTTCTCGAAAGATTATCGTAtg GGTGAAGATAGCGTTGTTGGTTGCATCGTACCCGGTACCACTGTAAAGAACTACTACAATGAAGGGACTGACACTGACGAACTAGCTACG CCGTTACTAGGCCTCAGCGGTACGTCAGTTACCCAGACCAATGGCGTGATCACGTGCACGTTCACTAGAACTCTAAACGAGGCGTCAGACGACAAATATTTCGATCTCAACAATGATTATATCCTTATGTTGGTGGTTGGAGAGGCCGAGGAGGAAGATG GCGCGTACAAGTTAGAGGAACACCACAAGATCCCTTGGAACAGTGATGGCAAGGTTGATTTTAACAGCCACTATGTGGTGGACCTATACAAGCTCAATAGTCCTGCAGTAAAGTTACATG GCATAATGATGGTACTAGCTTGGTTGCTATTGGTAATTGTTGGCATGGTAACGGCGAGATACAACAAAGACATGCTACCGGAAGAGAAACTGTTCGGAACCAAAGTTTGGTTTCAG GTTCATCGCACAGCAATGGTTGTGGCTTGTGTGTTTGTGGTCATTGGGTTCATACCGATATTTGTAGAAATCAGAGGCTACAGTCAG ATTGTATCTGAAGAATCAAAGGAATCTGTGAAAGCCCATCCCGTCTTGGGTATCGTGGTGACAGTTTTATGTTTCCTCAAT CCTATAATGGCACTGTTCCGACCTGGCGGCGACCACAAGTTCAGATGGATCTTTAACTGGGCACATTTAGGAGTCGGTGCCGCGGCACAGATTTTAGCCA TTGTAACTATTTTCCTGGGTTATGTTCTCGAGCGTTCCATGCTGTCGAACAAGGCTATTTGGATGACGATAACTCACCTGATTGTACTCGCGATCATCTGTGCGGCTCTCGAAATCAACAAGTGGATGACCACCAGGAAAAAGA ATCAAGTGGAGAACAGGAACGGCGTGATAACAGACGACATTGAAATGAAGGAGGAGAAAGAGCCGATACAAGAACCCACAAAACCTTCT GTCCTTCCGTTTGCTTTGCTGTTGCTTCTTGGCGGTTTCCTGATTGGTTCCACGCTTGCGATTCTTGTGATCATTGCCGACAGCTAG